ataaatgtcgcatgataTATAACTTgcgtgctaaattatatgcggTATGTCATCtcagtttaaataattttgtatgtcattgcatcgcattgcatatcattagaattatgtcatttagattgcatttaattattgcatttcttcatgtcatatagtttaggtcatgctgccatgtcatattagattattaacatgcattgtataagtcatgattttcattaaataaagtgaaaacaaaaattgaaattgcgtgttaattagaaatcatatctagggctgctAATGTGAATTCtcgatttaacaatgcagatacTTTTTCGTTGttcctaggtatgttttgcaatatttaatcgctttcttgagtgttaaattggtggtatgcgcacatgtatgatcacctcacatgttaggaagttaaattaaaatcaattcaattgccaaacattttttaaaaatgaaataaaaaggtaccgaaaagggcactaggatagtctagtgtaaccaagtccccgaactcataaatctctggttcgtataattctcccattattttacttaggtgtctaatcgacctaccataaactaattagtggcgactcctaaataaaatcaatttgcatgatAAGAATTcaaacttaagtcgcgaattggtatgagcttgggagccCGAGTTGCTTAaagacttaataatccattaacctagttttaggtagTTCAtaccccgaaaaattggtcgcgacaaagaGCTTGGAAAACAACAGCGAGATGGAGATCAACCATATCTGCACTTGCTTGGGTGAAGACGTCTACTAGAGGGGTGGACCCTCCGCTGGTTAACCAACCGATGATCCCCCACTTTGCTGCTTCATGTGCATTGTACCTCTGTTCGGATTTTGGCGAACCGGTTCCCAAAGATATCACCAGAAAACGCCCGTAGTCCATTGGCTTTATAGGAAAGAAGTCTGGGTTCCCCTTGCTTATCTCTTTCGTCACTTCACTTATAGCAACTAAAGTCTGCATATCATTCATTGCAATTGACAATAAGTTTCCGTTGCCATCACATATATTGACATGCAAGTTGCTGCCTGCACAATTTATTTATCGTCATGGTGGAgttacttcttttatttttgtacaGACCGGATTATTTGCAGCCACCCCACCATCTATAAGATTGAACTCTCTCACTGCTTCTGAGTGATCTTCAGTTTGGAAATAGTGGGCGGGGAGATAAGTTGGTGCAGCCGAAGTGGCAATGCATATATCAGAGAGCAACGCATCAACGGATGGTTTGTTCTTCACCTGTCCAAAACAATGGATACAAGACTGGCAACTGTTAAATGATATACCAGCAAAGTTGAACGGACAGAAAGGCGATCGAGTTTATTTGATTGGGGAGTGTGCGTGCCACGCTGCAGGGCCAGGATGCACACCTGGTAGGTAGAAAAGATGGTTGGACGGAGACGCTTGATGTCAAAAGTTGGGATCACAACATGGGTTAACGTCTGGTGCAACCTTGTGTCCCCTAGTTTTTCCCTTATGAGTTTATGAAGGTAATTTCCGTCATACTTTGTTCCTGTGACAGTCTTCATCATCTTTGTAACAGGAGCAAATGGACCACTGCAAAACATTCGATTAAGCATTTAAAGGACAAGTTAGAATGTTGACTCCATGAAAAAACGTTAATCATACACAGGAAGCTTCTGACATGATcatgtagaaaagaaaagaaactgaatTTAGACCTGTCCTGAGGGAAGATTTTAGGGCCATTTTCAAGGTAGAAGTCCTTGATGTCTTTGGCAGAGAACATGGGTCGATTCTTTTCATTAGGCTGGTCAACATGGCTGTTATAAGACCTCCTGTGCTCGTGCCCGCTATCACGTCAAAATAGTCAGCAAGTCTTGCATCTTTACCATCCATCTTCTACAAAATGGATTCGGGTATATCAGAAAGTTAGAATTACATGCAAAACAGATATCAACTGTGCGTACAGCATTAGCATTAGTTCAATACCTGAAGTTCAGACTCTAGGAAACTTAGAATAGTAGGGAACAATCCCTCTTATCCCTCCACCATCCATGCTGAGAACTGTgattaggtttccataagttggAGGTTGAAGAGGTACGCTCGTTTTTTCCATTACGCTAAGTGAGGCTATCTAATCAAGAGAAgcgcagagggagagagaggaaaatctTTTCAAGGATAAAGTTGTCGGTTGAGTTTTCTTCGATAAGGAATGGGTATTTATAGGCCCTCCAATCCTCTTATTCAAACTTTTAAGCGTGTCAGCGCATATTAACTTCAAGTTATTGGCTGGACGTTTACTCAATTAGACATTAGTTTACGGCTTTGCTGCACGTTCGTCAACCTCTATAGAATAATAATTGAGTTGCCATCGGAGTTACTAATTTTTCTTATGCACGAGATGGTCCCCAGAACATACATCTATAAATTGTaggttggactttcctattgcTGAGTTATGGGTTGCATATGGCAGAATTGTAGGTAAGTATGATTAGGTAGGGGCATTAAATGATTAGGCAGGGGCATTAAATGATTGGGTAGGAGCATTAAAGGCTAAGGCAAAATGTTCAATCTACCAGATCAAGGGCTTACATTTGTTGCAGATCAATCTAATCTCCATCAAGTGGCTGAGATCATTGattgaataaactaaaaatGCATCATGCCGTTGCACAATGAATGATGCATATTGCAGATTACCTGCTAAAAGCTTTGATCAGCGTAGTCTTGATTCGCACAAGGCGGTGCCTCTGATCAGGAAAAGACCCAATATGACATCTCAAGCAGTCAATGACCTGCCATCTGATCGAAGCAACAGGGCAACGACAACAATTCAAGAATTCAAAGCAGGCGTCTCTCCATTATAATCCTGCACACTGTGATGAAATATCTCGGGGACCATGCCAAAGGAAACATGAGGCAACAAATAATACGATGTTGTATTCACAAGCACCCCATGTGTGAGTTTTTGGCAAGttatatttgtgaaaatatttgaaagataTTGATGcactttttctttggccagcaAGAGATAGATAAACTTTATATTTGGCCAGAAAGATATGGATGTAGTTTACTTTCTTTCTGACATCATATGGCTGTGTGCAGAATTGTGTTCTCCTTATTGTTGTTATGGTCTAGAAGATAACATAATCTCATCTCCGGCTCTTTTTgtattgtgttgttgtttaggTTTTGTGCTTATCCTATCTTCAGCAGCTCATATGGAAAATACTGAATGAAGACTTACATCAAAGCGCAACCTAAAGGGAGCAACTTGGTGCCAGACGCCCACAATTACTAGGGGATCAAGTTGCATTATgacttaattaaaaaatcttttCTGCAAAAATGCTGTTAAGACATTAAGGAATCAAGTTGCATATGTCAATAATCGCCAAGGAGTAAGAACCAAATGCAGAAAGTATATCCTTTAATGCCTAACATATTTATCATTTGAAGTCAATAGATATAAAGTATGCAAATGAAGATGCAGCTTGCAGATCATTACATCCTTCTGAATATGGTTCTTTGACTTCAAATAGCAAATATTTTAGGCTTAAAAGGCTGCAGGCAAGCATCGGCCAAGGTAGAAAACTTAGAGAAGGAGAGTCTACGGTTGAAGATTGACCAAACTTGCCAAAATCATCTGCCAGGCAGAGAAACATGAAAAACGGGGcagaaaaggaggagaaaaaccTAGGAAATTTCTCCCAGTTTCTTAGGAGTAGTTTGATTTGATCATGCTGCAGACAGACTATAAGTTTATCAAGTTGCTAAGTAGCTAACGCGTAAAGAGAAATACAAATAAGACATCGTTCCGGATGACAAAAGTTTCTCGTGGGACAAGTATATCAGCTGATGATTCGTTTGATAATTAGGTTTATAGAGGTAAATAACCAGTTAGTCAAACAGATGATGAGTAGGAAGATGGAAACCTCGGGGGAATATGATCGAGTATTGACTCTCTTTCCATGGAAGTGGAGAGGTGCGGCATTATATCCTTAATCAAAATTCACacaggatttttcttttacgggTTTAACCCACCCAACTCCCTGTGCACTGTACAGCTGAAGAAAGCCGCTATCTTTCTTTATACAGAAATCCGAGCAGCCAAATGGtttagaacatttttcatggTTCTATCCGCCGCCGTGGAGAGAATTTTGTGTTTACTGGGTCTTGAACGAACTCCCCGAGGCTTATCTTGTTAGGGGAATTACATACgagatagaaaaatatttttttctcattattctTTGCATTTgaatctcttaaaaaaaacGATGCAACAGAAAAGATTTTCCTACCCatatttaaatttaggaaaataatttcatttaaaaaaaaattgaaaatcattttccaaaatataataagaaaTCATGATTTCCTTAATGCTCTTTCTTTCGAGCCCTTAGCAATGGGGTTGAGTCTATTGGGGTCCATTGAGGGcaagcccaagtccatcaaggcAAGGCTAGAAACCCCAGTGCCCAATGCTTAGGTCCCTAGCACTTGGGCTCGGGTCCATTAAGGCCGGGCTCGATACCCCAACCCCCCAAATCCATTAAGGCTCGGCCCTGGACCTCGATGTCAGGGCTCGAGCTCGAGTTCCTATGCACCTATGCTTGGATCCATAGAGGTTGGGCTAGAGACTTCGACACTTAAGACCGGAACCTTGATGCCTGAGCTTGAGTTCAATGAGGTTAGGTTTGGGTTTGTGATGCTTTGGTCTAGGTCCTCGATGCTTGGGCCTCAGTCCATTGAGGTTGGGTTCAAGTTCTAGGCTCAAGACAAGAGTGCCTGTGCCCAAGTCCATCGAGGCTTGGGTCAGGACCTTGGTGCTCGCACTTAGGTCCATCGAAGGCTAGGCTTGGGAACCTAGAGTGCACAACTAGATCCCTAGTACTAGGCTTGAGTCTCGATGCTCGGGCTTGAGTCCATTGAGCTTGGGCCTAAGTCCCCAACATCCAAAACTGGGTCCTAATGCTTGTGTTAGGGTCATTAATGTCAAGCATGGGTTTATCGAGGTTGGACTTAGGTCCTTGGTGCTTGGGCGTGCATGTTGGGGTTTGAGGGCAGGTCTCAATGGACTCAAGCCCAAGCACCAAGGTTTTGGGGCTACCTTGATGGACTCGAGCCTGAGAGGCAATGTACTAGGCCCAACATTCATGGATTAAGGTTGGGGTGGCAATGAGCCGGTCACGAAGATTCTATGGCTTGGTTTTTGTTGACCTAGGATTGGTGCTCGTACTCGTACTCAGGAGTTGGGGATCTAGGCCCGAGAATCTAGTGCCTGTGTCCCATTCTTTGGCTTGTTATGTGCAAGTCACTCATGTTCAAATAGTGTATgcttattttggaaaatcacatcttatcaaacaataaaaatattgtcTTCCCATTTCTAGGGGCCTCATCCTCATCCTATTCATATGTTGATAAAGGACTATACCTATAGTTGATTACGTTGATTCAATagcttaaaaaaatcaaatagaagaaaacactaatataaaaaaaaaacaaaattgtcattttattaaaaaataactttatagaaaatattttctagaaatatcaCATTTATCGCGAAATAAATGATATCTAAATCAAAACATGATATCATCTCCCAAATGTTCAATGTCAAGATATTGGAGCTTTCAGAGTTGCATAAACAATTTGAGAATACTAACCAATGGCACGCGGTTCTTTGAGAGACCAGTTTCCAGTACTTGTTATGTTTAATAATTTAGTAAGTAAACCAATTCCACTCTTTGATTTATCCTTAAAACGGTATCAATGAcctctaatgagaattcaaagGGGAAATGGATTTGGTAAAATGCAAATCAAAGATGATGCTGAGGAAAGGCACAAATTGGTTattaacaaatttgaacaattccgAGTGGGAGCGCACTAATTGGAAATGGTCATGAAACATATTGTGAAAAGTTTCAATTCTTAAATAAACTAGCGTTCAATTAGATTACATTAAATGAACACATCTTCCGTGGCACGTTAGTCGATGTAGATGACGTACTAAGCAGTAATATGTCGGCGCCAAGTTGCAGAGGAGGGGGAATTAGAGAAAACCAACGTACAATGCGCTTAGGTCGCATGCCGACTTAAGCAGTGCAAGCCAGGAATATGCAAAGTTCCTTGAGCATCTTCGTGCAATAGGGGAACATACTACTGCCTGAGTTGGCATGAAATATATTCAAGAGAGAAGTGAAAACAGAAAAGCCAGCAGCGACGTCAAGATTAAAGTACTGCCAAAATGACATGGAATGAGAAATCCCATGACTTCACGTTCAGCGCCCAAGCCATCTCATCCTCGCATGACGGATCACATCTTCGTCCACCCAACTCTCATGGGCTAGATGTGTCACCAGCAGGGCTGGGCACTTGGCCGGTGCCCTGACCCGTTTGGGCCCAGGCCCATTTGGGGAAAGGGGCCATGCCTAGCAGGGCCACTTCTCACCCGGGCCTTCATGCCCCGTGCCTGGGCCCATGCACAGCCGATGACCATGGCTAAGCACCGATATCCAGTGTAAATGCATTTATTAAAGGGAAAATTACACAAATAATCCATAACTGTGGCTCATTATGTAATGTggcttttgaatttttaatatgttcaatgtagtccctAAATTTTAGCCTAATGTGTAAtgtagtccataaacttttaatttgttaaatgttcaatgaattttttattatatatattcgAGTTAATTCTCGCATCATatgaaatattcaatgttgtccatgatattgaattaattaaaggactatattgaacattttcatgaaattaaggtACTACATTAAGCAAGTACCAATAGTCCAAATTTTAtgttaaacaaataaaaaattcatggacTATATCGAACATTATGGTAAAGTTTAGGgattgcattaaataaattaaaattttaagatcatttgtgtcattctCTTTGGTAAAAAGTATAATCTAAGTgctaaaatttacaaaagatATACATAAGTATtgcttttttgaaaattggaataCCTAAATGCCAAGTCCAGCGATCCTAACCGGAAATCatacatgacaattttttattaatataacttGTCTATATGGTTCACTAGAGAGTTGAGTTAGCAAAGAAGAACCAAAATAATGTCgtttttactttgaatttaaattttaatataaatattaattaaattaaaatttgaaaataaattcttaaaaaaaaaaaattgcaaaacttctATAACAAAGTTGTGCAAGCCCTCATCGTTGCCTTCCCACCATTGATTGGAAGGACCAATGACAATGGGGGAAGGGTTGGCTAGGGTCGTTGAGCCTTGGCAAGGGAGCTAGCAACCTTGGCCGACTAAcggcaagggcttgcaagccctcacccaaatatggggtgagggttgcaacctcccccaaatctggcaagggttGCCGGCCCTTGCTTAGTTGGGTCAAAGTTGTCCTAAGCATGAGCAAGGGCTTGCATGCCCTCATTGTCGATTGGCCAAGGTCATCAACCTTTGGCCAAGGCTTCACAACCCTAGCCAACTCTCTCCTTACCATTGTTGGCCCTTCTTGGCAACAGTGGAGAGGTAGTGACGAGAGTTGTGCTAGCTCTTACTGAActtctacaattttttttttaacattttagtttcaaatttaatttaattaatatttatattaaaatttgaatttgaggcaaaatgACGTTATTTTTGTTTATCTAATCATATCAGCGTGTAAAATGACATTGTTGTACACTTGTCTCGGCGAGAAAACACAACGTCAacattttggttggattttcttgtcattagcaattaattgatccattttgagacttaagtttactttttcttttaactcTTGATGTTTAAGTATCCTGCATGTCAAGTTTTAACACTAAAGGATTTAGGTGTTCATTATCCTTTATTAGAGAGATATgtaagaaagagagaaagggtcGTCTTCCCCTTTTTAACGGACATGTTATGTTACCTCATTTCTGTACTTTCGCGACGATAATGATGCCCCGCTGTCTCTCACCCTAGAACATGGAAATGGCTGTCTCGCTCTCCGTCCGTCTCTTCGCGACGAACTCCATTCCTTCCGCAGGTtcctgtctctgtctctgtctctctgagTTCCTGTCGTTTGGGAACATAAAGCGACCATTTTGAGGAGACCCCCATGTGGGAAACGAGATTGAAACTGTGTCTGGCTTTCAGGTGGAACTGGAAGATGTAACTACACTGGTCAGTCTGTGGTAGTcttccctcactctctctccaaattctgaatttttcacTCTCATCTCACCTTTTTGTTCCACCGAATCGCATCTTGAAGAGATTGCTGAGTGGTTTGAATCGATTGGTGTGGGACAGAGAGCGCTTCCGATACGAGTATTCACCGTGGGCAAGAAGAGATCGCCTGCGGTGCAGCTACTAGTGGACGAGTACACCTCCAAGCTCCGACGTTATTGCGCCGTCGAGGATGTCCAAGTTCGCTCCAACCCTAGAAATGCACGGTGGGTCGCCCTCCCCACCCTCTTTCCCACTTCCCCACGTTTCGCAATCCCGAGATCTTTCCTAAAAGAAGTTCCTTTTGGAATTAGTGTGCTGTGCACACTGGTCAATCACAGAGTTAGCCCTTTTGCAGTGAGAAGCAGGCTCAAATTGTCGATGAAGATGTGGCAGTCATGAATCTTATTAAACCTGATGATTGGGTATTACTCTTGTTTTGACTCGGAGCCAATTCACAGTTCCTAATCATTCTGTTAAAGCAGGAATGACCGAATTCCCCGAAAAAAACCTGCCTTCCATAAGGGAACAGCTGCTCATTTTCTGTATGTGATTTTTTGTCGCACTCTACGCGTGTTTGAGTGCAGCCTGGTTGTGGTGTCAGAACAGCAAGATATGCGTTTAGTGAAATGTCTGCATTCAGCTTACTTATGGCTGCATACAACTGATGATGAAAATCAGAAGGCAGAATTTatgtgattctttttctttttcaggtcGTGCTGTTGGATGAGCAGGGGATAGACATTGAGTCAGAGGAGATGGCTGAGTTGATTGGTGGTGCTGCAGATAAGGTATGAATTCCTGCTCCACTTCACATCCACAAGTTCTTTATAGCAATATTACTATCATCATACAGTCCCAATTGGAACAGATGGTAGAAAATTCTATCGATCGTTACTATGTGTAGTATGTATCTTATATACCTTAGGTTCTCTATGACACGACATGCATTGCTATGAATTAGAGAGTCCCATGGAAGACTGTTGCATTTTTCTTCTAAGCTCTTTCTTTCGCtttatatcatcatcatcattacagAGATGTTAGTATGTTTGATTCTGGCATGAATGAAACTTACTTGGAGTCATCTCTCCTTTTGATATTTTAGGGAGCTTCAAAGCTATCATTTTGCATCGGTGGACCTTATGGTCATGGACCAAAATTGAGAGAACGTGCCAACATATCAATCAAGTTATCTTCCCTGGTCTTGAATCACCAAATTGCACTTGTTGTGCTGATGGAACAACTCTACAGGTTATTTGCAAGAACTACCAGAGCAAAGTCATGTTTCCATAAGCTATTGGACCTTAGGATTAACCTTCtctattaaatttcaaattaatgtCTGTCATAGGGTACCTTGCTGAATTTCATTGACAAAAGAATATTCACCAAGCTTG
This genomic stretch from Eucalyptus grandis isolate ANBG69807.140 chromosome 3, ASM1654582v1, whole genome shotgun sequence harbors:
- the LOC104438370 gene encoding putative RNA methyltransferase At5g10620 isoform X5, with the protein product MEMAVSLSVRLFATNSIPSAGGTGRCNYTEIAEWFESIGVGQRALPIRVFTVGKKRSPAVQLLVDEYTSKLRRYCAVEDVQVRSNPRNAREKQAQIVDEDVAVMNLIKPDDWVVLLDEQGIDIESEEMAELIGGAADKVMDNPEGAKVSSLAIPPAYLRLLLMWGVDFLCSAHPMHS
- the LOC104438370 gene encoding putative RNA methyltransferase At5g10620 isoform X4, with amino-acid sequence MEMAVSLSVRLFATNSIPSAGGTGRCNYTGQSVRALPIRVFTVGKKRSPAVQLLVDEYTSKLRRYCAVEDVQVRSNPRNAREKQAQIVDEDVAVMNLIKPDDWVVLLDEQGIDIESEEMAELIGGAADKVMDNPEGAKVSSLAIPPAYLRNVHTEKETLDRVHGAVELPSMLCFVRLSQPILRTYWLGDSLVDKAECRM
- the LOC104438370 gene encoding putative RNA methyltransferase At5g10620 isoform X1, yielding MEMAVSLSVRLFATNSIPSAGGTGRCNYTEIAEWFESIGVGQRALPIRVFTVGKKRSPAVQLLVDEYTSKLRRYCAVEDVQVRSNPRNAREKQAQIVDEDVAVMNLIKPDDWVVLLDEQGIDIESEEMAELIGGAADKVMDNPEGAKVSSLAIPPAYLRNVHTEKETLDRVHGAVELPSMLCFVRLSQPILRTYWLGDSLVDKAECRM
- the LOC104438370 gene encoding putative RNA methyltransferase At5g10620 isoform X2 yields the protein MEMAVSLSVRLFATNSIPSAGGTGRCNYTEIAEWFESIGVGQRALPIRVFTVGKKRSPAVQLLVDEYTSKLRRYCAVEDVQVRSNPRNAREKQAQIVDEDVAVMNLIKPDDWVVLLDEQGIDIESEEMAELIGGAADKVMDNPEGAKVSSLAIPPAYLRVHLLQERTYRERNARQSAWSCRTAFHALFCSPFAANFKDILVGRLAG
- the LOC104438370 gene encoding putative RNA methyltransferase At5g10620 isoform X3, which produces MEMAVSLSVRLFATNSIPSAGGTGRCNYTEIAEWFESIGVGQRALPIRVFTVGKKRSPAVQLLVDEYTSKLRRYCAVEDVQVRSNPRNAREKQAQIVDEDVAVMNLIKPDDWVVLLDEQGIDIESEEMAELIGGAADKGASKLSFCIGGPYGHGPKLRERANISIKLSSLVLNHQIALVVLMEQLYRSWTILKGQKYHH